The following DNA comes from Myxococcales bacterium.
CCTCCAGAATCACGTTAAGAAAATTCAGTTCGAATTCAACGCTCGATGAATCGCAGATGGAGTGCGCCTGCGAAAGTGAACAACAGCAGCAGGGATCCAGAGGCCATGGCCGCGGAAATGACTCCCTCCCCAGCTAGTGTTGCGCCGATACTCCGCAGCGCAAAGAAGGAGGAGACGATCGCGATCCCCAGCAGCGCCGGAATTCCGAAACTGCGTCGGGTCGCGACCTGAAGGCCCAGAGGTGCGGCGAGCAAGGCGAACAGCACCACCTCAATGGGTTCTACGAATCGCGAATAGAGCACCGTCGTCACGCGGTTGACGGTTTCCCCGGCTGCTTTGCGCAGGGCGATATGGTCGCGTAGCTTGGCCACATTCAGGCTGCGAAAATCTGTGTTGATCAGGGCAATATCGCGGGGATCAGCGACGTCGAGGGTAATGTGATCGAGCCGTTCGATTCGTACCAGCGAGTCTTTTCGATCGGGTTTGAAGTGACGAATGACGGCGTCGTGGAAGCGCCAGCGATGATCGTCTTCGACGTCGACACGCGGAGCATCGACGCTGCGAATCAAGCGGCCCTCTGCATTCAGGTCGAAGAGTCGTACTCCCCGCAGGGTGCGCTGCAGAGGATCGGCCTCAGAAATGTTGTATATGGTTTGGCCGCGGTGATACCAGAACGATCCTGCGCGGTAACTGATCGTGGAGTCGCCCCCGGATTCGCGCTGGTTCCAGTCACGTGTCGAGTTGACGATCCAGGTCTCGCCCAAGGCGAAGCTCGCAACACCGAGGAACACAGCGGTAATCAGGATCGGGGCCACGATGCGGTCCGGCGAAATGCCTCCGGCCTTTGCGGCGGAGACTTCGAACCAATGAGTCGACAGGCCGAGGGTGAAAAAAGTCGCCGCAAACGAAGTGATGGGGATCAGCTCGCGCAGGTAATAGGAAGGGATGCGCAGCATCAAATACTGCAGGGGTGCGACGGGCCCTTGATCGTTCGAGAGCATGTCGTCGAGATTGAGTAGCATCTCGATCGCGACGATAGTCAGGGTTGAGACGATCAGGATCACGGCGAAAAAGCCGAGAAAACGCGTCGCGAAATAGCGCGATAAGATTCGCACGTCCGGGAGTGTAGCATTGGAGACCGTCGCAGGAACGAACAAGCTGACCCGCGCGCTGGTTCGTCCTGTACTCACGATCGGGAATTTCGACGGGATTCACGTCGGGCATCGCGCGATCATGAAAACCGTGATCGAGCGCGCCCGGGCGCTCGGCGGAGAATCGGTCGTACTCACCTTCGATCCTCATCCGCGCAAAGTGTTGCAACCCGATCGCGCGCCGAGTTTGCTCACGACTCGCGAACAGAAGCTCGAGGCGCTCGAAGCCATCGGTATCGATGTCACCATTTTGCAACCGTTTGATCTCGAATTCGCCAAGATCTCGCCCGAAGACTTCGTGCGCAAAATCGTTTTCGAACGCATTCGACCCGTGGAAGTCTTTGTGGGGTATGACTTTCGCTTTGGGCGGGATCGGCAAGGGTCGATGGCGGCGCTCGCCGAGATCGGGGCCGGTCTCGGTATATCGGTCACGGTGATTCCCGAAGTCAGAATTGACGATCTCGATGTCAACTCTACGCGCATTCGAGAACTGCTTGCGGCCGGAGAGGTCGAAGAGGCTGAAGTGCTGCTCGGGCGCCCGTTCAGCGTTCGGAGCCTGGTTCTCGAAGGCGATCATCGGGGGCAAACCCTCGGGTTTCCCACGGCGAATCTCGCACCCGAAAACGAGATTCTGCCCGCTGTCGGAGTGTATGCGGGCGATTTTCGAGTGCTGGCAGGGCATGCTTCGGGTCGGCGAGAGGAGAGCCATCCCGCAGTCATCAACGTGGGTCGGCGGCCGACGTTCTTCGAATCGGGGCTACTGCTGGCCGAAGCACACCTGCTCGACTTCGACGGCGATCTCTACGGCCTGCCCGTGGAATTGAGTTTCCGCCATCGGTTGCGATCAGAACAGAAGTTTCCGGGACCAGAAGAGCTGAAGGTGCAGATTGCCGCTGACATCGTGTTGGCACGTCAAAAGCTCGATTTGTGATGAACCTGCGATGAACTCGAAAGAAGCGCGATTCTCATGACGATGAGGGGTCGGTGGAGTCATTAGAACCGGAACATGAGGCGGTGAGCCCAGATGCGCAATCGGGCCGCGGTTCTCCACGGGCCTGGTACGTCAACTGGAGATT
Coding sequences within:
- a CDS encoding LptF/LptG family permease; the protein is MRILSRYFATRFLGFFAVILIVSTLTIVAIEMLLNLDDMLSNDQGPVAPLQYLMLRIPSYYLRELIPITSFAATFFTLGLSTHWFEVSAAKAGGISPDRIVAPILITAVFLGVASFALGETWIVNSTRDWNQRESGGDSTISYRAGSFWYHRGQTIYNISEADPLQRTLRGVRLFDLNAEGRLIRSVDAPRVDVEDDHRWRFHDAVIRHFKPDRKDSLVRIERLDHITLDVADPRDIALINTDFRSLNVAKLRDHIALRKAAGETVNRVTTVLYSRFVEPIEVVLFALLAAPLGLQVATRRSFGIPALLGIAIVSSFFALRSIGATLAGEGVISAAMASGSLLLLFTFAGALHLRFIER
- a CDS encoding bifunctional riboflavin kinase/FAD synthetase; its protein translation is METVAGTNKLTRALVRPVLTIGNFDGIHVGHRAIMKTVIERARALGGESVVLTFDPHPRKVLQPDRAPSLLTTREQKLEALEAIGIDVTILQPFDLEFAKISPEDFVRKIVFERIRPVEVFVGYDFRFGRDRQGSMAALAEIGAGLGISVTVIPEVRIDDLDVNSTRIRELLAAGEVEEAEVLLGRPFSVRSLVLEGDHRGQTLGFPTANLAPENEILPAVGVYAGDFRVLAGHASGRREESHPAVINVGRRPTFFESGLLLAEAHLLDFDGDLYGLPVELSFRHRLRSEQKFPGPEELKVQIAADIVLARQKLDL